DNA sequence from the Acidobacteriota bacterium genome:
GGGAGAGAGCCGAAGCCCTCTCCCCCTTGATTCCGGTGAACCAGGGGCCGGCACCCCTGGTTCTGGAGTCCGGTTCTAGAACCGGAACTTGATGTTGGCGCGGATCTGCCGCGGGCGCTGGAAGAACCGGCGCACGGGGTAGACCTCGCCACGACCGTCCCAATCGCGACGACGCTGCTGGTTCGTCGCGTTCAGGACCTCCACCCGGACCTCGCCACGAACGTCCCGGTAGCCCATGGGGAAGCCCCAGGCGCCACTCAGGTTGACCGTGTACTCGTCCGAGGTTCGGTGTCCCTCGGCGCCCGACGGGAACAGGCGAACGCCGATACCGCCATTCGCCGTGCCCGGCCGCGCGTCGCTGGTCGGGTCGGAGGGAGTGATCGGCGGGCAGGTCCGCAGTCCCGAAGGCCTCGCGCCCGGGGCGCAGGTCTTCGCGGCGCCGACGCCGGCGCCTTCCGACCGGTACCAGGGGGTGCCGGTCTGGAAGGTCAGGTGACCACCCAGCGTCAGATCCTGGTTACCGATCCGCCAGGTCTTGAACCCGAAGGAGTTGTAGATCCAGGTGCGGTCGTACACGTGGTTTGGACCGCGCTGGTTGATCATGCTGCCCGGCATGCCGATGAACTGCGAGAGCCGCGCGTAGCAGTCCTCGGGAAATGTCCTCGTCCTGCCGGTGCGGCGATCAGGTTCCGTCTGGCTTTCCTGACAGTCCTCGATGTGGCCCTCGCCGAGGTTCACGTGAGCGAGTTCCAGGTAGCCGCTGTCCGTGTTGTTCCACCAGACGCCTCCGCCCGTGGTGTCCGTCTCGGACCAGGCGACGTTGTTGTAGAGCGCCCAACCGTCCGCGAACCGCCGGTTCAACTGGATCTGCAGACCCCGGTAGGAGTTCTTCGCAGGATCCGCGTTGGCCAGGGCCTCGCGGTTGACGGCACTCGTGCGGTCCGCCTCGTCGAAGCCGGCTTCCGCCCACCTCTGCGCTCTCGCATCGTCAAACGCGAGAACGATCTTCTCGAGGTCGTGATAGTTCTCGGTGATGCCGATGTTGCGGCCCCGGTAATCGAGCTGGAAGTTGGAGAACATCATGTCCTGCAACTGCCAGTCGATGTACTTGACATCCAGCGCCCAGTTCGGGCGGAACTGCCACTCGAGGCCGATGATCGCCTCCTGCTTGTAGTAGGTCTGGATATCGAAGTCGTAGTAGCCCTCCTGGACCGCGTCCCACATCAGACCCGGCTGCGCCAGTTCCCAGGAAACGTTGTAGCCGGGGATTCCCTGGCCCACCGTGTCGTTGCGGATCGTGTCCCGCCGCGACGGGTGGTTGCAGTCGTAGCTGATGTACCCGATCGACCTCAGCAGGTTCATGCCGAAGACGTCGAGCGGATCGCAGAACAGGAAGACCTCCCGTCCCTCGTAGCCGTTCCACAGATCGTGCATGCTGGGCCGGGCCACATCGCCGCCCGAGATCCACGCCTGGTTCAGCATCGCGTGATACTGGCCCCACGTGGCGTTGAGCAGCAGAGCGCCGTCACCCTTCACGTCGTAGGAGATGTTGATCCGCGGATCGACGTAGGTGTCGTCCACGACCTGCCGCCGGACATCGTTCCAGGCCTCTTGCTGTTCCGCCCGGAGGCCAACGTTGACCACCCAGTGGTCGCCGACGGTGAACCGGTCGCGGATGTAGAAGCCGATGTCGCGAACCTCGGTGTCACCGCTGCCACGCCCCACGCAGGTACCGATCGTGCGGACGATCTCGCCGTTCACGCGCTCGATCTGGGTCGGCCGGTGCGGCAAGCCGTCCGTGTGGTTGCCCTCGCAGGTCAGGAGCGGCGAGTTGTAATCGACGAAGTAGCAACCGCGGCCCCGCGTCGTGGCGCCGAGGAAGTTCGGGTTGTCGGGCGATGTGCCGTAACCCCGCAGGAGGGAACACGAATCGTCCTCGAGCGACCCGGCCTGGTAGTAGCCGAAGGGGTTCGTGGCGTCGAAGCCCCAGCCGTTGAATAGCGGCACGCGGGCGTTCTCACCCTCCCACTTCGTGTCCTGGTAGTCCAGGCCGTACTTCAACTCGTGGTTGGCGCCGACGAACTGGGTCAGGCCGACGTTCGCCTGCTCGCGCGGGAAGGCGTTGAAGCCGAAGCCGTCCGAGAGAATCCAGCCGTTGTGCCAGGCCTGCAGGTTCTCGTTGTCCCGGTACACGTTGTAGTTGTTGCCGGGATAGAAGATGCCCAGTTCGGGCCGGAACGGGAACCGCAACGGGTAGCTGGTGTCGCCGCCCGAGGTGTTCGTCGCCATGTGACCGGCGATCGGACCGCGGTCGAGCGACTTCGCCTGCAGGCAGGTTTCCACCATGTGGGCCGAGGCTGCGGGGAAGTTGTCCTGAGCCAGCCATTCGAGGATGGGGATCCCGTCGACGCTGAGAACTTCGGGGTTCTCCTGCTCCAGCTTGTTGTAGCAGGCGAGGTACTTGTTCTCCTGCGTCTCCTGCTGGGCGACCTTCGCTTCCAGGAACCAGTTGCCGGAGATGGCGTAGTTCCAGTTGACCGTCGACAGCACGCTGTCGTTCTCGTGCGGCGTCGGCGTCCAGTAGTCCGAGGACGGAATGTGGAAGTAGTTCCGGAAGGCGGGCGTGTCGATCGCCGAAGCGGCGAAGGAGTGCTCCGCGGTGGGCTGGAAGTTCAGCTTGAAGATGCGCGCGTCGTTGAACAGGCTGATGTCGTACGGGTCGCCGCCGATCAGCCGCTCGGAATACGCGTCGTCGAACTCGCTGACGCCCAGGAAGAACCACGCCTTGTCACGCCGGATCGGGCCGCCGGCCGAGAACTCGTAGCCGTCGGAGGCACCGGCCCACTCGTCGCTGCCGGGCAGGCAGGGCTCGCGGTTCGTCGTGAACAGCTCCGAACTGAGCTCGCCGGCGGGAATCAGCCCGCGCCCGGCATCGCGCTCGTCGCCGTGGCAGCGCTTGAACCAGTCCTTCGGGTAGGGCTTGTTCTGGCGTGCCGCGATCGACGGCTGGTCGATGTAGTCGGAGCCCCAGTCGATCGCCTGGCGCTGCCAGAGCGCATCGGCGTGCCACCGGTTGGTGCCCGACTTGACGATCACGTTGGTCGAGGAGCCGATGTAGCGGCCGTACTCCGCGGAGGAGCCGCCGGCTTCCATGGACACCTCGGTGACCGCCGTCGTGGGCAGGAAGACCCGGCTGCCGCCGAACTTGGCGAACGTCGTGTCGACACCGTCGATGTAGACGCCCTGGTCGGCGAAGTGGGTGCCGTTGACGGACGGCCGCGTCTGCTGGATGTCGTCGTTCTCCGCGTCGGCGGTGACGCCCGGCAGAGCGTTGATCACGCCGTAGTAGGTGCGCGTCGTGCCCGCCGTCTGTTCACCGATCTCGGAGGTCACCGTGCTGCCCGCGGTGACGTTGAACTTGTCGACCATGGGAGTTTCGCCCGTGACTTCCACGACGCCGCCCTCGACGGCGGCCTGAAGCGTCAGGTCGATGGACTTCCGGTCACCGGCCGCGGCGTGGAACTGGGCCCGGGCCGTGCCCAGTCCCTGCAGTTCCGCCAACAGGCTGTAGTCGTCCGGGACGACCCCAACGAAACGGAAGTTCCCGTTCTCGTCCGTGATCGTGAACTTGTCGCCACGCTCACTGGACAGGGTAATGCTGACGCCGGGAAGGATCGAGCCTCCGGGATCAACGATCGTGCCGCTGACGGTTGCCGTTTCCGGTGCATCGGCGAACAGGCCGACCGGAACGAGCAGCATCAGGGCCACTGCGAGTCGCTTCATAAGCTCCTCCTCGAATCAGTTGTACGAAAACGTGAGAGGGACTATATGACGGACCAACCGGATGTCAAGGAGCGGTCGATTCGGGCCGCTGAGGCATGGGCGGATCCGAGATTCTGGATCCAGCGCGGTCTCGGCGGCGTTGCCCGGGCGGCCGCCAAGGGAAAGGGGAGAGAGCCGAAGCCCTCTCCCCCTTTGATCCCGCGAACGGTCGGCCTGAGGCCCGCCGTCCTCCGTATCTCGGGCCCTAGAAGCGGAACCTCAGCGAGGCGCGCACCTGGCGCGGCCGCTGGAAGAAGCGCCGCACGGGGTACACCTGGCCGTCGCCGCCCCAGGAGCGTCGCCGCTGCTGGTTGGTGGCGTTCAGCACCTCGACCCGGACTTCGCCCCTCACGTCGCGGTAGCCCATGGGGAAGCCCCAGGCACCGCTGAGGTTGAGGGTGTACTCGTCCGACGTGAACCGGCCCTGCGTGCCAGGGGTGTGCAGATTCAGGCCCACGCTGTCATTCGGCGTGCCCGGTTTCGGGTCGTTCGGATTGCGCTGGACCCTTGCCGGGTCGGAGCCAACGACCTCATCGAAGTCGATGCTCGCGCTTTCCGAGCGTACCCAGGGAGTGCCGGTCTGGAACGAGAGGTGACCGCTCAGAGTCAGGTCGTGGCCGCCGAGGCGCCACGTCTTGAAGCCGAACGAATTGTAGATCCAGGTGCGGTCGTAGGCGCCATTGAGCCCACGCCGGTTGATCATCGAGACCGGAACACCGAGATACTGCGACAGAGCCTGGGTGCAATCCACCGGAATGAGTTCCGTGCGACCGGTACGACGATCGGGGATCGCCTGTCCGGCGTTGCATTCATCGATGTGCCGCTGATCCAGGACGACACTCAGGTTCTCCAGATAGCTGCTGTTCGTGTTGTTCCACCAGGCCCCGGCACCCGTGGTGTCGGTCTCCGACCACGCCACGTTGTTGTAGAGCGCCCAGCCGTCCGCAAATCGGCGGTTGAGCTGGACCTGCAGCCCCCGGTAGGAGTTCTTTGCGGGGTCTGCGGCGGCGAGGGCCTCGTCGTTCAGATTCCGTTCGATCCCCTTGGCTTCACGGGCGTCCGCCAAAGCGGTCACGATCTCCGCGAGGTCGTGGTAGTTGCCGGTGACGAAGATGTTGCGCGACTGGTGGTCGTACTGGGTGTTGGAGAACATCATGTCCTGCATCTGCCAGTCGATGTACTTCACGTCGAGCGCCCAGTTCGGTGCGAACTGCCACTCCAGCCCCAGGATGAGGTCTTCCCGGTAGTACGGGTCGATGTCGTGGTTCCAGAGTTCGCAGTCCACGCCCGCGACGTCGCCGTCCTGGCAGGGTCTGACCGCATCCCACATCAGGCCAGGCACCAGCGTGCTCCAGGCGAAGTTGTAGCCCGGCAACGGCAGACCGACCGTGCCGGCAAACCGCGTATCTTCACGATCCGGCACCCGGCAGAACACGGCCGCCTCGATCGGATCGCAGAAGAGCCAGACTTCGTAGCCCTCGTAGCCGTTCCACTGGTCGTGCATGCCCCCGGCGGTGTCTCCGCCGCCGGAGATCCAGGCCTGGTTCAGCATCGCGTGGTACTGACCCCAGTTCGCGGTGAACAGGAGCCGCCCGTCGCCTTTGACGTCGTACGTGATGTTCACGCGCGGATCCGCGTAGGTGGCGTCAACGACCTTACGGCGAATGTCGTTCCAGCCTTCCTGGATCTCGGCGCGCACGCCCAGGTTGAACGTCCAGTGATCCCCGACGGTGAACCGGTCCCTCATATAGAAGGCCGTGTCCGCCATCTCTGCATCGCCCGTTCCACGGCCGATGCAACTCGTTCGGTGGTTCCAGGGCGTCCGGTGGATCTGGCCGTTCGAGCGCGTGATCTCGACCGGTGTGAGCTCCGAACCGACCTCGCCTTCACAACTGAGCTTGGGCGAGTTGTAGTCGACGTAGGTGCAGATCCGTCCACGGGTCGGCAGGCCGGACCAGTGGGGATCGTCAGGATCGTAGAAGCCGATGTTGCGAGTCAGTGCGCAACTGTCGTCGCCCAGGCCGCCGGCTCCGCCGTACCCGAAGGGGTTGTAGGAGTCGTAGCCCCAGCCGTTCATGAAGGAGGTCCGGGCGTTCTCGCCCTCCCACTTCGTGTCTTGGTAGTCGATGCCGTACTTCAGCTCGTGGTTCGCGCCGACGAACTGCGTCAAGCCGATGTTCGCCTGCTCCCGCGGGAAGGCGTTGAAGCCGAAGCCATCGGACAGGATCCAGCCGTTGTGCCAGGCGCCGAGGTTCTCGCTGTCGACGTAGACCCTGTAGTTGTTGCCCGGCCAGAAGATGCCCCGGCTAGGATCGAAGGGGAACCGTAGCGGGAAGTTCGTGTCGCCGCCCGAGGTGTTCAACTCGGAGTGGCCCGCTTCCGGTCCGCGGTCAAACGCCTTCGCCTGCAGGCAGGTTGTGACCATCTCGGCTGGCACTTCCGGCAGGTGGCTGAGGCCGAGCCAGTCAAGGATCGGCATGCCGTCGACGTCCAGAACCGCGGGATTCTCTTCGGCCAGGGTGTTGTGGCAGCCGAGATACTTGTTCTCCTGCGTCTCCTGCTGGGCCAACTTGGCCTCCAGGAACCAGTTCGACGAGATCGCCCAGTTCCAGTTGGCGGTGATCAGGTCGCTGTCGTTCTCGTGGGGAGTCGGGGTCCAGTAGTCGAAGGACTGCGGGTTGAAGTAGTTCCTGAAGGTGGGTGTCTCGATCCACGAGGCGTTCATCGCGTGCGCGCTGCTTGCCTGCAGGTTCAACTTCATGATGCGGGTGTCGTCGAACAGGCTGATGTCGTACGGGTCGCCCCCGACCAGCCGCTCCGCGTAGGCGTCGTCGAACTCGCTGTAGCCGGTGTAGAACCAGAACCTGTCGCGCACGATCGGGCCGCCGAGCGAGACTTCGAAGCCGTCGCTGGCGCCGGCCCACTCGGAGCCACCGGGGCGGCAGGGCTCGAGTTCGCGCGAGCCGTCAGTACCGCCGGGAATCAGGCCGCGGCCCTCGTCCCGCTCGTCGCCGTGGCAGCGCCTGAACCAGTCAGCCGGATAGGGCTTGTTCGTCCGCTCGGTGAGTGAGGGCTGGTCCTTGTAGTCCGCGCCCCAGTCGACACGCTGGTGATTCCAGAGCGTGTCGGCGTGGAAGCGGTTCGTGCCCGACTTCACGATCACGTTGGTCGCGGAGCCGACATAGCGCCCGTACTCCGCCGACGAACCGCCGGCTTCCATCGAGACCTCGGTCAAGGCCGTGGTCGGCACCCGAACCCGGCTGCCGCCGAACTTGGCGAAGGTCGTGTCCACGCCGTCGATGAACACACCCTGGTCGGCGAAGTGCGCGCCGTTGACCGAGGGCCGGGTCTGCTGAATGTCGTCGTTCTCCGCATCGGCGGTGACGCCGGGCATGGCGTTGATGATGCCGTAGTAGGTCCGGGTGACGCCGCCGATCTGCTCGCCGATCTCGCCGGAGACCGTGGCGCCCGCGGAGACGTTGAACTTGTCGACCATGGGCGTCTCCCCGGTGACGGTGACCTCGCCCTCGATCGCGGCCTGCAAGGTGAGGTCAAGAGATGTGCGATCGCCGGCGACCGCGCGCACTCCAGCCGCGGCTTCGCCGAGGCCCTCCAGTGTGGCGGTCAGGGTGTAGTCGCCGGGAGTCACGCCGACGAATCGGTAAGCACCGTTGTCGTCGGTGATGCCGAACTTGTCCCCGCGCTCACCGCTCAGCGTGACGCTCACGCCGGGCAGCGGGGAGCCGCCGGGGTCTACTATCCGGCCGCTGATCGTTGCGGTTTCCGGTGCGTCCGCGAGCCCGCAGACGGGCACCAGAACCAGCAACGAGGCCAGCAAGAATCGCTTCATGGAGGTGTTTCTCCTTTGTCGGTTGATGAGCGAACGGTTCAAGAAAGCGGCGCATCGTGGCTGACTCCCGCCCGCGTGTCAAATCGGGCGGTTCCGGGGGTCGAAAACGACGCGATAATCCAACTTGTTGGGTCGCGATTCAGCATCCTGAAGATGCGTTGCGTACCCGTCGAGGATGTGTTAACCGACTCCGTCGAGTCATGGTCGCGCGGCGCGTCCTGAGGGCGTGCCCGCTCACAGCAGCGACCGGTTTCCGGAGTCGCTTGAGCGTCAGGGCCGGGGGGCGAGGGGGGAGAGGTCGTCCTGGCCCTCGACCAGGCGGTACAGGCGATCCGGCTGCACGGCGGCGAAGGTCTGCGAGACGTCCGTCGTCGGCCAGTACACCGTGATCCGCTCGATCGCCGCCGGCCTTCCTAGGCCGATCGTCTGGCGCAGCGGATTGCCGCCGAAGCTGCCGCCACCGTTCACCCGGCGGTGCACGGAACGCCCGGCGCCGGCCGGGTCCACCACGTCGACCCGGATGCGGGCGCCGATTGCGGAACGGTTGCTCTTCGTTCCCACCAGTCTCAGAGCCAGCCAGTGGTTGCCGAAACCCGGATTGCGGAAGAGGGCGTCGCCGAAACGGTCCCCGGGATAGGCGCCGCCCATCTGCTCGAACACGTCCAGGTCGCCGTCGCCGTCGAGGTCGGCGAAGGCGACGGCGTGGCCCTTCTGCAGGTGACCGAATCCGGCGGCGAGGCTGACGTCAACGAACCGGCGGCCTCCGAGGTTGCGGTACAGGACGTTCGGCATGATCGCCTCGTAGTCCGGGTAGCCGGTGCCGAGGTAGAAGTCGAGGTAGCCGTCGTGGTCGAGGTCGCCGAAGTTCGAGCCCATCGGAAGCTGCAGGCGGGTGAGCCCGCTCCTCGCGGCCACGTCCTCGAAGCCGCCCTCGCCGTCGCCCCGGTAGAGCCGCGCCGACTCCCACGGACCGGGGTAGCCCTGGTAGCTGGCTGCGACGAAAGCGAGGCCGCCGCGGTCTCCGGTGTAACTGGAGACGAAGAGGTCCAGGTTGCCGTCGTTGTCTATGTCCCAGAACCAGGCCGGGAAGCTCTGCCGTGGCCCGGTGACGCCGAGTCGGGGCGCGACGTCCTCGAAGCTGCCGTCGCCGCGGTTGCGGTACAGCCGGTTGGGCCCGCCCAGCACGGAGAGGTAGAGGTCGGGGAAGCGGTCGTCGTCGTAGTCGCCCCACACCGCCGCCTTGACGAAGGCACGGAGGGCTATGCCGGCTTCGGCGGCGACTTCCCGGAAGCGGACGACGCCGTCCTCGCCCGGCCCTTCGTTGCGGAAGAGCTGCGACGGCGCCTCGACCGCCGGACTGTGCTCGTTGCCGACGAAGAGGTCGAGGTCGCCGTCGTTGTCGTAGTCGGCCCAGGCGGCGGTCTGGGTGGGGTAGTGAGCCCCACCGAGGCCGGAGAGAAAGGTGATGTCCCGGAAGACTGGCGGACCGGACTCGCCGTCGTCGGCCGACTCGTTCAGCAGTAACGAGTTGGGGTGACGGCCGTGGGGCCCGAACCAGGCGCCGCGGAGCACGAAGAGGTCGAGGTCGCCGTCGTTGTCGACGTCGCCGTGGACCACGTTCAGTCCGCCGTAGAGCCCGTCGAGCCCCGCCGCGGCGGAGGCGTCGGTGAACTTGCCCTGCCCGTCGTTGAGGAAGAACCGGGGCGAGCCGGCCGGATCGAAGGTCGTCG
Encoded proteins:
- a CDS encoding CRTAC1 family protein, yielding MSSPLWRHLDRWWLVATLLLAPATAAQQSPTPSATVDASHQHMLDALETIRKEALDSNPWLGEAPARAAREALAAATDAPASDRFRLLVDLAEEELRLGDEAAALKRFAEARALMSEAPASLGNQTEVLFRIAVAWLRFGESRNCAGLHKAEACILPIGAEAIHREREGSEQAVRFLREYLAAVPTNSVQQVKAKWLLNLAHMTLGDHPAAVEPEHRLPLTAFGSAADFPRFVNVAPELGIDSFNLSGGAVVDDFDGDFDLDIFTTTFDPAGSPRFFLNDGQGKFTDASAAAGLDGLYGGLNVVHGDVDNDGDLDLFVLRGAWFGPHGRHPNSLLLNESADDGESGPPVFRDITFLSGLGGAHYPTQTAAWADYDNDGDLDLFVGNEHSPAVEAPSQLFRNEGPGEDGVVRFREVAAEAGIALRAFVKAAVWGDYDDDRFPDLYLSVLGGPNRLYRNRGDGSFEDVAPRLGVTGPRQSFPAWFWDIDNDGNLDLFVSSYTGDRGGLAFVAASYQGYPGPWESARLYRGDGEGGFEDVAARSGLTRLQLPMGSNFGDLDHDGYLDFYLGTGYPDYEAIMPNVLYRNLGGRRFVDVSLAAGFGHLQKGHAVAFADLDGDGDLDVFEQMGGAYPGDRFGDALFRNPGFGNHWLALRLVGTKSNRSAIGARIRVDVVDPAGAGRSVHRRVNGGGSFGGNPLRQTIGLGRPAAIERITVYWPTTDVSQTFAAVQPDRLYRLVEGQDDLSPLAPRP
- a CDS encoding carboxypeptidase-like regulatory domain-containing protein codes for the protein MKRFLLASLLVLVPVCGLADAPETATISGRIVDPGGSPLPGVSVTLSGERGDKFGITDDNGAYRFVGVTPGDYTLTATLEGLGEAAAGVRAVAGDRTSLDLTLQAAIEGEVTVTGETPMVDKFNVSAGATVSGEIGEQIGGVTRTYYGIINAMPGVTADAENDDIQQTRPSVNGAHFADQGVFIDGVDTTFAKFGGSRVRVPTTALTEVSMEAGGSSAEYGRYVGSATNVIVKSGTNRFHADTLWNHQRVDWGADYKDQPSLTERTNKPYPADWFRRCHGDERDEGRGLIPGGTDGSRELEPCRPGGSEWAGASDGFEVSLGGPIVRDRFWFYTGYSEFDDAYAERLVGGDPYDISLFDDTRIMKLNLQASSAHAMNASWIETPTFRNYFNPQSFDYWTPTPHENDSDLITANWNWAISSNWFLEAKLAQQETQENKYLGCHNTLAEENPAVLDVDGMPILDWLGLSHLPEVPAEMVTTCLQAKAFDRGPEAGHSELNTSGGDTNFPLRFPFDPSRGIFWPGNNYRVYVDSENLGAWHNGWILSDGFGFNAFPREQANIGLTQFVGANHELKYGIDYQDTKWEGENARTSFMNGWGYDSYNPFGYGGAGGLGDDSCALTRNIGFYDPDDPHWSGLPTRGRICTYVDYNSPKLSCEGEVGSELTPVEITRSNGQIHRTPWNHRTSCIGRGTGDAEMADTAFYMRDRFTVGDHWTFNLGVRAEIQEGWNDIRRKVVDATYADPRVNITYDVKGDGRLLFTANWGQYHAMLNQAWISGGGDTAGGMHDQWNGYEGYEVWLFCDPIEAAVFCRVPDREDTRFAGTVGLPLPGYNFAWSTLVPGLMWDAVRPCQDGDVAGVDCELWNHDIDPYYREDLILGLEWQFAPNWALDVKYIDWQMQDMMFSNTQYDHQSRNIFVTGNYHDLAEIVTALADAREAKGIERNLNDEALAAADPAKNSYRGLQVQLNRRFADGWALYNNVAWSETDTTGAGAWWNNTNSSYLENLSVVLDQRHIDECNAGQAIPDRRTGRTELIPVDCTQALSQYLGVPVSMINRRGLNGAYDRTWIYNSFGFKTWRLGGHDLTLSGHLSFQTGTPWVRSESASIDFDEVVGSDPARVQRNPNDPKPGTPNDSVGLNLHTPGTQGRFTSDEYTLNLSGAWGFPMGYRDVRGEVRVEVLNATNQQRRRSWGGDGQVYPVRRFFQRPRQVRASLRFRF
- a CDS encoding carboxypeptidase regulatory-like domain-containing protein is translated as MKRLAVALMLLVPVGLFADAPETATVSGTIVDPGGSILPGVSITLSSERGDKFTITDENGNFRFVGVVPDDYSLLAELQGLGTARAQFHAAAGDRKSIDLTLQAAVEGGVVEVTGETPMVDKFNVTAGSTVTSEIGEQTAGTTRTYYGVINALPGVTADAENDDIQQTRPSVNGTHFADQGVYIDGVDTTFAKFGGSRVFLPTTAVTEVSMEAGGSSAEYGRYIGSSTNVIVKSGTNRWHADALWQRQAIDWGSDYIDQPSIAARQNKPYPKDWFKRCHGDERDAGRGLIPAGELSSELFTTNREPCLPGSDEWAGASDGYEFSAGGPIRRDKAWFFLGVSEFDDAYSERLIGGDPYDISLFNDARIFKLNFQPTAEHSFAASAIDTPAFRNYFHIPSSDYWTPTPHENDSVLSTVNWNYAISGNWFLEAKVAQQETQENKYLACYNKLEQENPEVLSVDGIPILEWLAQDNFPAASAHMVETCLQAKSLDRGPIAGHMATNTSGGDTSYPLRFPFRPELGIFYPGNNYNVYRDNENLQAWHNGWILSDGFGFNAFPREQANVGLTQFVGANHELKYGLDYQDTKWEGENARVPLFNGWGFDATNPFGYYQAGSLEDDSCSLLRGYGTSPDNPNFLGATTRGRGCYFVDYNSPLLTCEGNHTDGLPHRPTQIERVNGEIVRTIGTCVGRGSGDTEVRDIGFYIRDRFTVGDHWVVNVGLRAEQQEAWNDVRRQVVDDTYVDPRINISYDVKGDGALLLNATWGQYHAMLNQAWISGGDVARPSMHDLWNGYEGREVFLFCDPLDVFGMNLLRSIGYISYDCNHPSRRDTIRNDTVGQGIPGYNVSWELAQPGLMWDAVQEGYYDFDIQTYYKQEAIIGLEWQFRPNWALDVKYIDWQLQDMMFSNFQLDYRGRNIGITENYHDLEKIVLAFDDARAQRWAEAGFDEADRTSAVNREALANADPAKNSYRGLQIQLNRRFADGWALYNNVAWSETDTTGGGVWWNNTDSGYLELAHVNLGEGHIEDCQESQTEPDRRTGRTRTFPEDCYARLSQFIGMPGSMINQRGPNHVYDRTWIYNSFGFKTWRIGNQDLTLGGHLTFQTGTPWYRSEGAGVGAAKTCAPGARPSGLRTCPPITPSDPTSDARPGTANGGIGVRLFPSGAEGHRTSDEYTVNLSGAWGFPMGYRDVRGEVRVEVLNATNQQRRRDWDGRGEVYPVRRFFQRPRQIRANIKFRF